One region of Salvelinus namaycush isolate Seneca chromosome 3, SaNama_1.0, whole genome shotgun sequence genomic DNA includes:
- the LOC120045178 gene encoding serpin H1-like gives MWVTNLVAMALLATAASAATAASADKVLSNHATLLADNSASLAFSLYQNIAKEKDLENILISPVVVASSLGLVALGGKASTASQVKTVLSANKVKDEQLHAGLAELLEEVSDSKARNVTWKISNRLYTPSSVNLADAFVKSSKKHYKYDHTKINFKNKKSAVKSINAWAAKFTDGKLPEVTKDVEKTDGAMIINAMFFKPHWDEQFHHKMVDNRGFLVSHTHTVGVPMMHRTGIYGFHEDTVNKLFILSMPLAHKKSSMVFFMPYHVEPLERLEKLLTRKQLEDWMGKLKETAVAVSLPKVCMEVSHNIQKHLGELGLTEAVDKTKADLSNISGKKDLYLSNVFHASAMEWDTDGNPIDRSIFGTDKLKNPKLFYADHPFIFLVKDTKTNSILFLGRLVRPKGKKMRDEL, from the exons ATGTGGGTGACTAACCTGGTAGCCATGGCCCTATTGGCCACTGCAGCCTCCGCTGCCACCGCCGCCTCGGCAGACAAGGTCCTGAGCAACCACGCCACCCTGTTGGCTGACAACAGCGCCAGCCTGGCGTTCAGCCTCTACCAGAACATAGCCAAGGAAAAGGACCTGGAGAACATCCTCATCTCCCCGGTGGTGGTGGCCTCTTCCCTGGGCCTGGTGGCACTTGGGGGCAAGGCTTCCACCGCCTCCCAGGTCAAGACCGTGCTGAGCGCTAACAAAGTGAAGGACGAGCAGCTGCACGCTGGCCTGGCCGAGCTCCTGGAGGAGGTCAGCGACTCCAAGGCCCGTAACGTCACCTGGAAGATCAGCAACCGCCTATACACCCCCAGCTCGGTCAACCTTGCAGATGCCTTTGTCAAGAGCAGCAAGAAGCACTACAAATATGACCACACAAAGATAAACTTCAAGAACAAGAAGAGCGCTGTGAAGTCCATCAATGCTTGGGCGGCCAAATTCACCGATGGCAAGCTGCCCGAGGTAACCAAGGATGTGGAGAAGACCGATGGGGCCATGATCATCAACGCCATGTTCTTCAAAC CCCATTGGGATGAACAGTTCCACCATAAGATGGTGGACAACCGTGGCTTCCTGGTGTCTCACACTCACACTGTTGGTGTACCCATGATGCACCGCACAG GTATCTATGGCTTCCACGAAGACACAGTGAATAAGCTGTTCATCCTGAGCATGCCCCTGGCCCATAAGAAGTCCAGCATGGTGTTCTTCATGCCCTACCACGTGGAGCCCCTGGAGAGACTGGAGAAGCTACTGACCCGCAAGCAGCTGGAAGACTGGATGGGCAAGCTAAAGGAGACGGCTGTTGCTGTGTCTCTGCCCAAAGTCTGCATGGAAGTCAGCCACAACATTCAG aaACACCTTGGGGAGCTGGGTCTGACTGAGGCTGTGGATAAGACCAAGGCGGACCTGTCCAACATCTCTGGGAAGAAGGACCTGTATCTGTCCAATGTCTTCCATGCCTCTGCCATGGAGTGGGACACCGATGGGAACCCCATAGACAGAAGCATCTTCGGCACAGACAAGCTGAAGAACCCCAAGCTGTTCTACGCTGACCATCCCTTCATCTTCCTGGTGAAGGACACCAAGACCAACTCCATCCTCTTCCTCGGCAGACTGGTGCGGCCTAAGGGCAAGAAGATGAGAGATGAATTATAA